In a single window of the Tellurirhabdus bombi genome:
- a CDS encoding lysylphosphatidylglycerol synthase transmembrane domain-containing protein yields the protein MKTFLKRAGFMVLSGGLLAYVLRNIALADLKAQFQLASYGWLALVGAILLAIHIIRALRWQLVLRQMGYRPPLLHTTVAIMAGTFASALIPGAGEFTRCGTLTRTDGIPLSHSFGSVLAERIADLLVLLAAIALMLVLELPRFREYGLSRFTFTLAPVLYGLGALFLLSLFFYVLWVAWLYKYQAPLQKRISNFFGQFKTGFLSVSQLPNPGWYVLTTLLIYALFWAATYVAFFALPSMQTLAPSAAFSILTLSSISGLAVPTQGSIGTYHLVAQWVLMTYGLSEVAGAVTATFLHAVLLGLNLFWSAIGFFILPFLPKQR from the coding sequence ATGAAAACTTTCCTGAAACGAGCCGGATTTATGGTTCTGTCCGGTGGTCTGCTGGCTTACGTGCTCCGGAATATTGCCTTAGCTGACCTGAAAGCACAATTTCAGCTGGCATCCTACGGCTGGCTGGCGCTCGTTGGAGCCATTCTGTTGGCCATTCATATTATTCGCGCACTGCGCTGGCAACTGGTTTTGCGGCAAATGGGTTATCGACCGCCCCTGCTTCACACAACGGTGGCCATCATGGCGGGGACTTTTGCCAGTGCCCTCATTCCCGGCGCGGGTGAATTTACGCGCTGCGGCACCCTGACCCGAACGGATGGCATTCCGCTTTCGCACAGCTTCGGCTCGGTACTGGCGGAGCGCATCGCCGACTTGCTGGTACTGCTGGCCGCCATCGCGTTGATGCTGGTTCTGGAACTACCGCGTTTTCGGGAATATGGCCTGAGTCGATTTACCTTCACACTCGCACCGGTACTTTACGGCCTGGGCGCTCTGTTTCTTCTCAGTTTATTTTTTTATGTTCTCTGGGTTGCTTGGCTTTACAAATACCAGGCTCCGCTGCAAAAGCGCATTTCAAATTTCTTTGGTCAATTCAAAACCGGATTTCTAAGCGTTAGCCAATTGCCCAACCCCGGCTGGTACGTCCTCACTACCCTCCTCATCTACGCTCTTTTCTGGGCGGCTACGTACGTAGCTTTCTTTGCGTTACCATCCATGCAAACGCTTGCCCCTTCAGCCGCTTTTAGCATTTTAACCCTGAGTTCCATCAGTGGGCTGGCCGTACCGACACAGGGGAGCATCGGCACCTATCATCTGGTGGCGCAGTGGGTTTTAATGACCTACGGACTATCCGAAGTGGCGGGTGCTGTCACGGCCACCTTCCTGCATGCCGTGTTACTGGGGCTGAATCTTTTCTGGTCGGCCATTGGCTTTTTCATTCTGCCGTTTCTCCCAAAACAGAGATAA
- a CDS encoding parallel beta-helix domain-containing protein — protein MKQAVLTLFLVISFQVCAQPDVQKRLQTQLDQAKEGETIVLDVGIYTFTKGLVLASKKGVTLKGQGADKTILDFKGQSDRTPGLHIKNTENLLLEALTIRDTKSDGITAQQSEGLHFRHVTVEWTDIPDRRNGAYGICLTHCKKVLLESCISIGASRVGIYSSQSKQVILRKCRVTHNVIGLQIENSLLVDVYENEIYENTAGILVAERPNLAQRKGGNIRIFNNRILNNNYPNFSRKRNAARKIPAGLGIALIAATKVDVFSNEIRHNNSIGTGIFSYHLIDDSVKDRTYDPYSTDISIHDNVYERAPVPFQGKGKLGRVIRSKFRFGKKMPDIIFDGNVKASAQSEAELKICIRNNQNASFANLDAANDFRDVSQDLGPYDCGLPPLDEVLVKTFTDKQ, from the coding sequence ATGAAACAGGCAGTTTTAACCCTTTTTCTGGTAATTAGCTTTCAGGTTTGTGCGCAGCCCGATGTGCAAAAGCGTCTGCAAACGCAGCTTGACCAGGCAAAAGAAGGCGAAACCATTGTGCTCGATGTAGGAATTTATACCTTCACCAAGGGTCTGGTGCTGGCCTCAAAAAAGGGCGTTACTCTCAAAGGGCAAGGTGCTGATAAAACCATTCTGGATTTTAAAGGCCAGTCTGATCGAACGCCGGGTCTGCACATTAAAAATACCGAAAATCTTCTGCTCGAAGCCTTAACAATTCGCGATACAAAAAGCGATGGCATTACCGCCCAGCAATCAGAGGGGCTTCATTTCCGGCATGTTACAGTTGAATGGACGGATATTCCCGACCGCCGAAACGGTGCCTACGGCATCTGTCTGACCCACTGTAAAAAGGTCTTACTCGAATCCTGCATATCCATTGGCGCTTCCCGAGTTGGTATTTATTCGAGCCAGTCAAAACAGGTGATACTGCGCAAATGCCGCGTAACGCACAACGTGATCGGCCTGCAAATCGAAAATTCGCTACTGGTCGATGTTTACGAAAATGAAATTTACGAGAATACTGCTGGTATTTTGGTTGCTGAAAGGCCCAATCTGGCGCAGAGAAAGGGCGGTAACATTCGTATTTTTAACAACCGGATATTAAACAATAATTACCCTAATTTCTCCCGAAAACGAAACGCCGCCAGAAAGATTCCAGCCGGGCTTGGCATTGCCCTGATTGCCGCGACCAAAGTAGATGTTTTTAGCAACGAAATTCGGCATAACAACAGCATTGGAACAGGCATTTTCAGTTATCACCTTATCGATGATTCCGTGAAAGATCGTACCTACGATCCTTATTCAACCGATATTTCCATCCACGACAATGTATATGAGCGCGCTCCCGTTCCTTTCCAGGGAAAGGGCAAGCTTGGTCGCGTTATCCGCTCAAAATTTCGATTTGGCAAAAAAATGCCGGATATTATTTTCGATGGCAACGTAAAGGCGTCGGCTCAATCGGAGGCAGAATTAAAAATCTGTATCCGAAACAACCAGAACGCCTCTTTTGCGAACCTGGACGCGGCCAATGATTTTCGGGATGTCTCGCAGGATTTGGGTCCCTATGATTGTGGGCTTCCTCCTTTGGACGAAGTACTTGTAAAAACATTCACCGATAAACAATAG
- a CDS encoding RrF2 family transcriptional regulator yields MISKKAKYAIKALKVLTEEYGKGPVLISYISAKEKIPKKFLEAILLELRNQGILQSQKGKGGGYLLRVDPERVNLAQVLRVIDGPIAPTPCVSKNFYVRCDDCTDEVTCAIRPIMEQVRDANLAVYERTTLKQFALKVESPAEPMAQPDSNIPSSIISA; encoded by the coding sequence ATGATTTCCAAAAAAGCCAAATACGCCATTAAAGCCCTTAAGGTTCTAACCGAAGAATATGGTAAAGGCCCCGTTCTGATTTCTTATATTTCTGCAAAAGAGAAGATTCCGAAGAAATTTCTGGAAGCCATCCTGCTCGAACTTCGTAACCAGGGAATTCTGCAAAGTCAGAAAGGAAAAGGCGGTGGCTACCTGCTCCGTGTTGATCCTGAGCGCGTTAATTTGGCCCAGGTGTTGCGGGTTATTGATGGTCCTATTGCCCCTACACCCTGCGTATCCAAAAATTTCTACGTTCGTTGTGACGACTGCACCGATGAAGTAACCTGCGCTATTCGCCCCATTATGGAACAGGTACGTGATGCTAACCTGGCCGTTTACGAAAGAACGACCTTGAAACAGTTTGCCCTGAAAGTAGAAAGCCCGGCTGAACCAATGGCTCAACCGGACTCCAATATACCTTCGTCAATAATATCAGCTTAG
- a CDS encoding DUF4301 family protein yields the protein MQYSEIDESQILAQGATLELIDSQIQHFIDGFPYLAVIKAATVGDGIIRVDEQQAQDFVARFDQQADSLSLLKFVPASGAATRMFKSLFAALGGKSDKSVDEFFARIKNFAFYDALGAPENLDEKTILSILLTDEGLDYGNLPKGLLLFHQYPDGPRTPVEEHLVEGANYANSNGQVRIHFTVSPEHRSRFEDLIERVKPVYEEKLGVQFDITFSEQKKATDTISVNPDNTPFRNADGSLLFRPAGHGALIENLNDIDADVVFIKNIDNVVPDALKEATFTYKKVIGAVLLDVQKQIFRFQELLQTAHVSDGYLAEVDDFLRNTLSILPPDGFGNWSNEDKLAYYQQKLDRPVRVCGMVKNVGEPGGGPFWAKNADGSVSLQVVESAQINLDNAEQKQIFEQATHFNPVDLVCALKNRHGEKYNLPTYRDPLTGFITSKSKDGKELKAQELPGLWNGAMADWNTVFVEVPLLTFNPVKTVNDLLRKEHQPVVD from the coding sequence ATGCAATATTCAGAAATTGACGAATCACAAATTCTCGCGCAGGGCGCAACCCTGGAGTTAATTGATAGCCAGATTCAGCATTTTATTGACGGTTTCCCGTATTTAGCGGTTATTAAGGCTGCTACCGTGGGCGATGGAATTATCCGAGTAGACGAGCAGCAGGCGCAGGACTTCGTGGCTCGCTTCGACCAGCAAGCAGATTCGCTTTCGTTGTTGAAGTTTGTACCCGCTTCTGGAGCCGCTACCCGCATGTTCAAATCTCTTTTTGCCGCGCTCGGTGGCAAGAGTGATAAGTCGGTGGATGAGTTTTTTGCGCGGATCAAAAACTTCGCTTTTTATGACGCATTGGGTGCGCCGGAAAACCTCGACGAGAAAACAATCCTGTCCATCTTACTTACAGACGAAGGGCTGGATTATGGGAACCTGCCCAAGGGTTTGCTCTTGTTCCATCAGTACCCCGACGGACCCCGTACGCCGGTTGAGGAGCACCTGGTCGAAGGCGCTAATTATGCCAACTCCAATGGACAGGTTCGGATTCATTTTACCGTCTCGCCGGAGCACCGCAGTCGGTTTGAAGATTTGATTGAGCGTGTAAAACCCGTCTACGAAGAAAAACTCGGCGTCCAGTTCGATATCACCTTCTCGGAGCAGAAAAAAGCCACCGATACGATTTCAGTAAATCCAGATAACACGCCTTTCCGCAACGCTGATGGGTCGCTGCTGTTTCGCCCGGCGGGTCACGGTGCGCTGATCGAAAACCTGAATGACATTGATGCCGATGTCGTTTTTATCAAGAACATTGATAATGTGGTGCCGGATGCGCTGAAAGAAGCTACGTTTACATATAAGAAGGTAATTGGCGCCGTGTTGCTGGATGTTCAGAAGCAGATTTTCCGCTTCCAGGAGCTGCTTCAAACGGCGCATGTAAGTGACGGGTATTTAGCGGAAGTAGATGATTTTCTGCGGAATACGCTTAGCATTCTGCCTCCCGATGGCTTCGGCAATTGGTCGAATGAAGACAAACTGGCTTATTATCAGCAAAAGCTGGATCGTCCGGTGCGGGTGTGCGGAATGGTGAAAAACGTTGGAGAACCGGGTGGCGGGCCATTCTGGGCAAAAAATGCCGATGGGTCCGTATCGCTGCAAGTGGTTGAATCAGCGCAGATTAACCTGGACAATGCCGAGCAAAAGCAGATTTTTGAGCAGGCAACACACTTCAATCCGGTGGATCTGGTCTGTGCCCTGAAAAATCGGCATGGGGAAAAATACAACCTGCCGACCTACCGGGATCCGCTGACAGGCTTTATTACCTCTAAATCGAAAGACGGTAAAGAATTGAAAGCCCAGGAGTTACCCGGGCTTTGGAACGGCGCCATGGCCGACTGGAATACGGTCTTTGTTGAAGTTCCACTCCTGACGTTTAATCCGGTTAAAACGGTTAACGATCTGTTGCGGAAAGAGCACCAGCCTGTAGTAGACTAA
- a CDS encoding 5-(carboxyamino)imidazole ribonucleotide synthase encodes MLLQASIDWNLTIHIIDPDAEAPCRHLATSFTQGSLTDYDTVYQFGQQVDVLTIEIERVNVEALEALEKEGKRIYPQPSVIRTIQDKRLQKQFYRAHNIPTADFILTENRADVQTIADDFLPAFHKLGRDGYDGRGVQRIASSADTGKAFDAPGVLEQAVDFEKELAVIVARNEQGELATFPTVEMVFHPEHNLVEYLFAPAEISPAIDQQAQAIARQTTEAFGIVGLLAVELFLTKNGEILVNEVAPRPHNSGHHTIRANVTSQFEQHWRAILGLPLGDTTALTTAAMLNLLGEPGHSGPAQYEGMETLLSLPGVFPFLYGKKITRPFRKMGHITVIGSDLTEIQAKAETIKKSIKVCSRQ; translated from the coding sequence ATGCTCCTGCAAGCCTCCATCGACTGGAACCTGACGATTCATATCATCGACCCGGATGCCGAAGCACCCTGCCGGCACCTGGCAACCTCTTTCACGCAAGGCTCCCTGACGGATTACGATACGGTTTATCAATTTGGTCAACAAGTCGATGTCCTGACCATTGAGATTGAGCGGGTCAACGTGGAAGCGCTCGAAGCCCTCGAAAAGGAAGGCAAACGCATTTATCCGCAGCCGTCCGTTATCCGAACCATTCAGGATAAGCGCCTGCAAAAACAGTTTTACCGCGCCCACAACATTCCAACGGCTGATTTTATTCTGACCGAGAACCGCGCCGATGTCCAGACTATTGCAGACGATTTTTTGCCTGCTTTTCATAAGCTAGGTCGTGACGGGTACGACGGTCGCGGTGTTCAGCGCATTGCCTCATCTGCCGATACCGGCAAGGCCTTCGATGCTCCCGGCGTTCTGGAACAAGCCGTTGATTTTGAGAAAGAACTCGCCGTGATTGTGGCCCGGAATGAACAGGGTGAGCTGGCTACTTTCCCAACTGTCGAGATGGTTTTTCATCCTGAACACAATCTGGTGGAATACCTCTTTGCTCCGGCGGAAATTTCCCCGGCCATCGATCAGCAGGCGCAGGCCATTGCTCGCCAAACAACCGAAGCTTTTGGCATTGTTGGTTTGCTGGCCGTCGAATTATTTCTGACGAAAAACGGAGAGATTCTCGTTAATGAAGTAGCGCCCCGCCCGCACAACAGCGGTCACCACACCATTCGGGCGAATGTTACGTCGCAGTTTGAGCAGCATTGGCGGGCCATTTTAGGGCTTCCGCTGGGCGATACTACGGCGCTAACCACAGCAGCCATGCTTAATCTGCTCGGCGAACCCGGCCACAGCGGTCCGGCGCAGTATGAGGGAATGGAAACGTTGCTGAGCCTGCCGGGTGTCTTTCCGTTCCTATACGGTAAAAAAATCACCCGCCCGTTTCGCAAAATGGGGCATATTACCGTTATTGGTTCAGATTTAACAGAAATTCAGGCGAAAGCCGAAACCATAAAGAAAAGTATTAAAGTTTGCAGTCGGCAGTAA
- the purE gene encoding 5-(carboxyamino)imidazole ribonucleotide mutase produces the protein MIGIIMGSSSDLKVMQEAADVLAELGVSYEIDVVSAHRTPEKMVEYGKTARQRGLKAIIAGAGGAAHLPGMVASLTTLPVIGVPVKSSNSIDGWDSVLSILQMPSGVPVATVALNGAKNAGILAAQIVGTYDEAVAEKLHTYKEALKAKVEEMSQEVKANQ, from the coding sequence ATGATTGGTATTATTATGGGCAGCAGCTCCGACTTGAAGGTTATGCAAGAAGCTGCCGACGTTTTAGCAGAATTGGGCGTTTCGTACGAAATCGACGTTGTGTCGGCTCACCGGACGCCCGAAAAGATGGTTGAATACGGTAAAACGGCCCGCCAACGGGGCCTAAAAGCCATTATTGCTGGCGCGGGTGGGGCGGCTCACCTGCCGGGGATGGTCGCCTCGCTGACTACCTTGCCCGTTATTGGCGTGCCGGTTAAATCCAGCAATTCCATTGACGGATGGGACTCGGTGCTGTCTATTCTGCAAATGCCGTCGGGTGTTCCCGTAGCAACGGTAGCGCTGAACGGAGCGAAAAACGCGGGTATTCTGGCGGCACAAATCGTTGGCACTTACGATGAAGCAGTAGCCGAAAAGCTGCATACTTACAAAGAGGCGCTGAAAGCCAAAGTAGAAGAAATGAGTCAGGAAGTGAAAGCGAATCAATAA
- a CDS encoding LysM peptidoglycan-binding domain-containing protein: MESETSKRNSHPTESSSLPTITLAVLLLTIVALLYIGYEYIADNTSGHEELTNVALDTTSQNSAPISTEPELVAPIEIDTSSRNAPVDLSQAEPPVEETVTTPASKPQTESASAEKKAETRTEAPKKGEKPKEEKPKEVKPEPTKVVIPAGGSSHTHTVKPGETIYSIATKYNMSIGTLKSLNPDLQDNAVKADVTKLKVKVRAVHTVGPGDILRVVAAKYGVSLEALMKANGKTQNVASRGERLIIPYPDKQ, encoded by the coding sequence ATGGAATCCGAAACCTCAAAGCGTAATTCTCATCCTACCGAAAGTTCAAGCTTACCAACCATCACGCTGGCTGTTTTGCTGCTGACAATCGTTGCCCTGCTTTATATTGGCTACGAGTACATTGCTGACAACACCAGTGGGCATGAAGAGCTAACGAACGTTGCGCTGGACACGACCTCGCAAAATTCGGCTCCCATCTCGACGGAACCCGAACTGGTGGCACCCATTGAGATCGATACGTCAAGCCGCAACGCTCCGGTTGACCTGTCTCAGGCAGAACCTCCCGTTGAAGAAACGGTGACTACACCGGCCAGCAAGCCCCAAACAGAATCGGCTTCCGCAGAGAAGAAAGCAGAAACCCGGACAGAGGCTCCTAAAAAGGGAGAGAAACCAAAAGAGGAAAAGCCCAAAGAAGTAAAACCCGAACCAACCAAAGTGGTCATTCCGGCGGGTGGCTCGTCGCACACGCATACGGTGAAGCCGGGCGAAACGATTTACAGCATTGCCACGAAATACAACATGAGCATCGGCACGCTTAAATCACTGAACCCTGACCTTCAGGACAATGCCGTGAAAGCGGATGTTACCAAGCTCAAAGTTAAAGTTCGGGCGGTGCATACCGTCGGACCGGGCGATATTTTGCGGGTGGTGGCGGCCAAATACGGCGTTTCCTTAGAGGCGCTGATGAAAGCAAACGGCAAAACGCAAAACGTCGCTAGTCGTGGCGAACGATTAATTATTCCCTATCCTGATAAACAGTAG
- a CDS encoding Dabb family protein, whose protein sequence is MKILFTSLLFFALTLSGAVAQSTKKMNKPVLQHVVLFKFKPEATKEKVDEIIAAFNALPSKIKEIKGFQWGTNNSPEGHDKGLTHAFILTFDNEKDRDAYLPHPAHKEFGSIVGPWLADVTVLDFVNQAK, encoded by the coding sequence ATGAAAATTCTTTTTACAAGCCTGCTCTTTTTTGCGCTGACCCTAAGCGGTGCGGTAGCCCAATCGACCAAAAAAATGAATAAACCAGTTTTGCAGCACGTTGTCCTGTTCAAATTCAAACCAGAGGCGACGAAAGAGAAAGTAGACGAGATCATTGCGGCTTTTAATGCGCTGCCGTCTAAAATAAAAGAAATCAAGGGCTTCCAGTGGGGAACGAACAACAGCCCGGAAGGACATGACAAGGGGTTGACGCACGCCTTTATTTTGACCTTCGACAATGAAAAAGACCGCGATGCGTACCTGCCTCATCCGGCACACAAGGAATTTGGCTCCATCGTTGGCCCGTGGCTGGCCGATGTGACGGTGCTTGATTTTGTGAATCAGGCTAAATAA
- a CDS encoding YcxB family protein, protein MIIKTKKYALDQKTYLNLTMRSWLKTNWYWLAIPLVLIVLNIVFYATDLVNFYWPSILLLVLTILYVLFWAVQFTGMTQMEQAKPMFQKYVYEIDSRQIMLKLNAREGGVLRWDQFTGAHKSKDAYVLTMSNQQAMQNMKMNFFMKLVAKGMAGAQFIYLPYTIFTSENDLRFMDALLKRKGLLAEQA, encoded by the coding sequence ATGATTATTAAAACGAAAAAGTACGCGCTGGATCAGAAGACCTACCTGAATTTGACCATGCGGAGTTGGCTGAAGACCAACTGGTACTGGCTGGCGATTCCGCTGGTGCTGATTGTACTTAACATTGTTTTCTACGCAACCGATTTGGTCAATTTCTATTGGCCATCCATATTATTGCTTGTTCTAACGATTTTGTACGTTCTTTTCTGGGCGGTACAGTTCACGGGAATGACGCAGATGGAGCAGGCAAAGCCCATGTTCCAGAAATACGTTTACGAAATCGACAGTCGCCAGATTATGCTGAAGCTCAATGCCCGGGAAGGGGGCGTTTTACGCTGGGATCAGTTTACCGGCGCTCATAAAAGCAAAGATGCCTACGTACTGACCATGTCGAACCAGCAGGCGATGCAGAACATGAAAATGAATTTCTTTATGAAGCTGGTGGCGAAAGGAATGGCAGGAGCGCAGTTTATATACTTACCGTACACCATTTTCACGAGCGAAAATGACCTGCGTTTCATGGATGCTCTGTTGAAGCGGAAAGGATTGCTGGCCGAGCAGGCTTAA
- a CDS encoding phosphoribosyltransferase family protein, which produces MTTQTTQILTPIQLEQKIRRIAFEIYENNFEETELVLAGIAGEGYLLAGRLAHELRHISPLTITLLQITLDKKLPQQVAIHLDAAAAAYANKAVVVVDDVLNSGRTLAFSLQPFLSVPLRRLQVAVVVDRNHKRYPVSADYIGFELSTTLTEHVEVVLSDPERVGVYLQ; this is translated from the coding sequence ATGACAACGCAGACAACCCAGATTCTGACCCCAATTCAGCTCGAGCAGAAGATTCGCCGGATTGCTTTTGAGATCTACGAAAATAATTTTGAAGAAACAGAGCTGGTTTTGGCTGGTATTGCCGGCGAAGGCTACCTGCTGGCCGGTCGGCTGGCGCATGAATTACGCCATATTTCGCCCCTGACGATCACATTGCTCCAAATCACGTTGGACAAAAAGCTTCCTCAGCAAGTCGCCATTCACCTGGATGCAGCGGCGGCGGCGTATGCCAACAAAGCCGTCGTTGTTGTTGATGACGTGCTAAACTCGGGCCGAACGCTGGCTTTTAGTTTGCAACCTTTCCTGAGCGTACCGTTGCGGCGCTTGCAAGTGGCCGTGGTCGTAGACCGTAACCACAAGCGGTATCCGGTTTCGGCGGATTACATTGGCTTTGAGCTTTCGACCACGCTGACTGAACACGTGGAGGTTGTCCTCAGCGATCCAGAACGAGTCGGGGTCTATTTGCAATAA
- the ybeY gene encoding rRNA maturation RNase YbeY has protein sequence MIRFFTEEIKFTLPQKTQHRQWLTRLAAQESFKVGELNYVFCSDEYLLQVNREHLNHDYYTDIITFDNSEEDDKLEGDIFISVDRVRENAKNLNVTEEQELRRVLAHGLLHLSGYGDKTDEEATAMRGKEDEALNLWQTLAA, from the coding sequence ATGATTCGATTCTTCACCGAAGAAATTAAGTTTACGCTTCCTCAAAAAACACAGCACCGCCAGTGGCTAACGCGGCTGGCTGCGCAGGAAAGCTTTAAAGTTGGCGAGCTGAATTATGTTTTTTGCTCCGACGAGTATTTGCTGCAAGTGAACCGGGAACACTTGAACCACGATTATTACACAGACATTATCACCTTCGATAATTCCGAAGAGGACGATAAACTGGAAGGCGATATTTTCATCAGCGTTGATCGGGTGCGCGAAAATGCAAAAAACCTGAACGTGACCGAAGAGCAGGAACTTCGGCGGGTTCTGGCGCACGGCTTGCTGCACCTGAGCGGCTACGGCGACAAAACCGACGAAGAAGCCACAGCAATGCGCGGTAAAGAAGACGAAGCACTAAACCTATGGCAAACGCTAGCGGCTTAA